A region of bacterium DNA encodes the following proteins:
- a CDS encoding helix-turn-helix transcriptional regulator — protein sequence MDEIKLQLGAQIRNLRKLLGYTQAQLAELTDLSDNFIGQIERGERTPTIQTLKKFADALNIKIEDFFHFPDEKLDERDKILSEFITYLKNKDIRTIQLIIEITKKIIDRLKID from the coding sequence ATGGATGAAATTAAATTACAATTAGGTGCTCAAATAAGAAATTTAAGAAAACTATTAGGTTATACACAAGCACAACTTGCTGAACTTACAGATTTGAGTGATAACTTTATTGGACAAATAGAGCGGGGTGAACGCACACCTACTATCCAGACATTAAAAAAGTTTGCTGATGCATTAAATATTAAAATTGAAGATTTCTTTCACTTCCCTGATGAAAAACTTGATGAAAGAGACAAAATTTTATCTGAATTTATTACTTATTTAAAGAATAAAGATATTCGAACTATTCAATTAATAATCGAGATCACCAAAAAGATCATAGATAGATTGAAAATAGATTGA